Proteins co-encoded in one Ignavibacteria bacterium genomic window:
- a CDS encoding PAS domain S-box protein produces the protein MQKKNSRNIPTNTAQPDYSSGDICRTLIETSMDSIIIMDLDGVIKEVSPRTLEIHGYESTSELIGKKAADLIAPEDRPKVSHLRQIMLAEGENKKLELSFLKKGGLKFWGEVSTSLVKNSQGEGICFVSVLKDINKHRQEQKKQAAIFEISEAANSSKDLDELYAKVHAILKEFIPAENLYLALYDDMSETLTFPYYVDKYDSQHEKPGDNRRRKFGRGLTEYALRYGRPLLVTKEKYCELLDKNEVELLGAISIEWLGVPLKTYDAKKIGVLAVQIYDNENLRYTKEDEELLAFVSTQIAMAIERKRTEQVLQESQEASEAVISNLPDIVIVHKKGSIVFANNTAVDFWGYSYEELMNRSVLDLVAPDKKAFVAGMLSKRSQGRALPDYETEIVTKSGYRKSTVIRGVDMFYGKEPATLIVLIDVTERKENEAILAKFKQAVEWSNEAILITDPDGLITYVNPAFTELYGYSCKEVVGKVTPRILKSGFHTPEQYTHLWNLLKQKQPVQGEMVNKTKDGRLVPIEASASSILNESGNIIGYLGIQKDISDRKGSEKVNNALYKISEAVNTTSDLDMLYSKLHEIIKDLMPADNFYIAVYDQINELLSFPYFVDEFDPPQESKKVGKGLTEYVLRTGQGALINEEQDLALRDLGEVEIIGTPSKIWLGVPLKVMDKITGVMVVQDYENPDAYGEEEKEILTFVSEQIASAIYKKTVEQELLEYTTDLQTHRYLLEQRTEELTELNKQLEKSEKELQESLSEKDRFFSIIAHDLKSPFNGLMGFTNLLMQDFEQFSTGEVKNFIVHINTSVKNIYNLIENLLDWSRIQTGRMEFNPEALSLPGQVKPVFSLLKNNAITKGIKLEQRINKDIAVFADEKMLHCVLQNLISNAIKFTNPDGKITIAATKEDGHVKVSVTDTGVGIHPASLDKLFKIDSNLSTEGTAHEKGTGLGLILCKEFIEKNGGSISVDSKLNKGTTFTFTLPAVKSN, from the coding sequence ATGCAAAAGAAAAATAGCCGTAATATACCTACAAACACTGCCCAGCCAGACTACAGCAGCGGAGATATCTGCAGGACACTCATTGAGACCTCAATGGATTCCATTATAATAATGGACCTGGATGGCGTTATTAAGGAGGTTTCCCCCCGCACTCTGGAAATTCACGGCTATGAGAGTACTTCGGAGTTAATCGGGAAAAAAGCTGCGGATTTAATTGCACCGGAAGACAGGCCGAAGGTTTCGCATTTGCGCCAGATTATGCTTGCCGAAGGCGAGAACAAGAAACTCGAGCTTTCCTTTCTTAAAAAGGGCGGACTGAAGTTTTGGGGTGAAGTAAGCACTTCACTGGTAAAAAACAGCCAGGGAGAGGGCATATGCTTTGTTTCAGTGCTTAAGGATATCAACAAGCACAGGCAGGAGCAGAAAAAGCAGGCCGCAATCTTTGAAATTTCTGAAGCCGCAAACAGCTCAAAGGATCTGGATGAGCTGTATGCTAAGGTGCACGCAATATTAAAAGAGTTCATTCCGGCGGAAAACCTATATTTAGCGCTCTATGACGATATGTCTGAGACGCTGACTTTCCCATATTATGTAGATAAATACGATTCGCAGCATGAAAAGCCGGGGGACAACAGACGACGGAAGTTCGGACGCGGGCTTACTGAATATGCCCTCAGATACGGCAGGCCTTTGCTGGTTACAAAAGAAAAATATTGTGAGCTTCTGGATAAAAATGAGGTTGAGCTTCTGGGCGCCATATCGATTGAATGGCTGGGCGTACCCTTGAAGACTTACGATGCAAAGAAGATAGGGGTCCTTGCTGTTCAGATTTATGATAATGAAAACCTTCGGTATACAAAAGAAGACGAGGAACTGCTCGCATTCGTCTCCACGCAGATAGCCATGGCAATTGAACGCAAGCGTACCGAGCAGGTGCTTCAGGAAAGCCAGGAAGCTTCAGAAGCCGTAATTTCAAACCTGCCGGATATCGTTATTGTTCACAAAAAAGGAAGCATTGTATTTGCAAATAATACTGCAGTTGACTTTTGGGGCTACAGCTATGAAGAACTCATGAACAGGTCTGTACTGGATCTGGTTGCCCCGGATAAGAAGGCATTTGTTGCCGGAATGCTTAGCAAAAGATCCCAGGGCAGAGCTCTGCCCGATTATGAGACTGAAATTGTAACCAAGTCCGGATACAGGAAATCCACCGTTATAAGAGGTGTGGATATGTTCTATGGAAAAGAGCCTGCCACACTGATTGTTCTGATTGATGTGACTGAAAGAAAAGAAAACGAGGCAATACTTGCCAAATTCAAACAGGCCGTTGAATGGTCAAATGAGGCGATCTTAATTACAGATCCCGACGGACTGATAACTTATGTTAACCCTGCATTTACAGAACTTTACGGATACAGCTGCAAAGAGGTTGTAGGAAAAGTCACCCCCAGGATACTAAAAAGCGGATTTCACACGCCGGAGCAGTACACACATCTTTGGAACCTGCTCAAACAAAAGCAGCCTGTACAGGGGGAAATGGTAAATAAGACCAAAGACGGCAGGCTGGTTCCAATTGAAGCCTCTGCGAGCTCCATACTGAATGAAAGCGGCAATATTATTGGATACCTTGGCATTCAAAAAGACATCAGCGACAGGAAGGGCAGCGAAAAAGTTAATAATGCACTTTACAAGATATCAGAAGCTGTAAATACAACAAGCGACCTCGATATGCTCTACAGCAAGCTGCACGAAATTATAAAGGACCTGATGCCGGCAGACAATTTTTATATTGCAGTTTACGACCAGATAAATGAGCTTCTGAGTTTCCCCTACTTTGTTGATGAGTTCGATCCCCCGCAGGAATCAAAGAAAGTAGGAAAAGGCCTTACCGAGTATGTTCTAAGAACAGGCCAGGGAGCCCTGATCAACGAAGAGCAGGATCTTGCCTTAAGAGACCTGGGTGAAGTTGAAATAATAGGAACTCCTTCCAAAATATGGCTCGGAGTGCCATTGAAGGTAATGGATAAAATAACGGGTGTTATGGTAGTCCAGGATTATGAAAACCCCGATGCATATGGTGAAGAGGAAAAGGAGATCCTTACATTCGTTTCAGAGCAGATAGCTTCAGCCATTTATAAAAAGACTGTAGAACAGGAGCTTCTTGAGTATACGACAGACCTTCAGACTCACAGGTATCTGCTTGAACAGAGGACTGAAGAGCTGACGGAGCTTAACAAGCAGCTTGAAAAATCGGAAAAGGAGCTTCAGGAATCGCTTTCAGAAAAAGACAGGTTCTTCTCAATTATTGCTCACGACTTAAAGAGCCCCTTCAACGGGCTCATGGGCTTTACAAACCTTCTGATGCAGGACTTTGAGCAGTTCTCGACAGGCGAAGTAAAAAACTTCATTGTGCATATAAATACATCTGTTAAGAACATCTATAACCTGATTGAGAATCTGCTCGACTGGTCGAGGATACAGACAGGAAGGATGGAATTTAACCCTGAGGCTTTAAGCCTGCCCGGGCAGGTAAAACCCGTGTTCTCCCTTCTTAAGAACAATGCTATTACAAAGGGCATAAAGCTTGAGCAGCGGATAAACAAGGATATTGCAGTTTTTGCAGATGAGAAGATGCTGCACTGCGTGCTGCAGAACCTCATCTCGAACGCAATTAAGTTTACAAATCCCGACGGGAAAATAACAATTGCAGCAACGAAGGAAGACGGTCACGTAAAGGTTTCAGTTACGGATACCGGCGTAGGCATTCATCCGGCCTCATTGGACAAACTTTTTAAGATCGACTCAAATCTTTCCACAGAAGGAACGGCGCATGAAAAAGGTACCGGCCTGGGCTTAATACTATGCAAGGAGTTTATCGAGAAAAACGGAGGGTCCATTTCAGTGGATAGCAAGCTAAACAAAGGAACAACATTTACCTTTACGCTTCCTGCAGTAAAAAGCAATTAA
- a CDS encoding DUF92 domain-containing protein: protein MNIQFNALNFGLSEKIILAIVLGAIAAVLSFRLKFLTKSGSRAAFLLAVPVFGLGGWKWGVPLLYFFLSSSILSKQRKKHNPGVDNYFEKTGVRDYLQVISNGGLGGILAVMDYSLNSGAFYTAYIGMLAAVCADTWGTEIGTWAGSKTYNILNLQMCEQGSSGGVSLAGTLGSVAGALTVAISSALWVNNGLFLYFCIIVFSGTLGSLTDSILGAAFQAEFYCTQCGKLTEKKFHCTRPAIHKKGFLWIGNDVVNLAAGITGAIFAIIFRNILH from the coding sequence ATGAATATTCAGTTCAACGCCCTTAATTTTGGCTTGTCGGAAAAGATAATTTTAGCTATTGTTCTGGGCGCAATTGCAGCAGTTTTGTCCTTTAGGCTGAAGTTCCTGACTAAAAGCGGCTCCCGGGCTGCTTTTCTGCTCGCAGTCCCAGTTTTTGGACTGGGAGGCTGGAAGTGGGGAGTGCCGCTTCTGTACTTCTTCCTTTCATCCAGCATTCTTTCAAAGCAAAGGAAAAAGCATAATCCCGGGGTTGATAATTACTTCGAAAAAACCGGTGTGCGCGATTATCTCCAGGTTATTTCAAACGGCGGCCTGGGGGGAATTCTGGCAGTAATGGACTATTCCCTTAATTCGGGCGCGTTTTACACGGCCTATATTGGAATGCTTGCTGCTGTCTGCGCCGATACGTGGGGTACCGAAATTGGAACCTGGGCAGGGTCAAAGACGTATAACATCCTGAACCTGCAGATGTGCGAACAGGGGAGCTCAGGAGGCGTATCTCTTGCAGGCACTCTCGGCTCTGTTGCCGGGGCGCTTACGGTTGCGATCTCCTCTGCATTGTGGGTAAATAACGGATTATTTCTGTACTTTTGTATTATTGTTTTTTCCGGCACCTTGGGAAGCTTAACCGACAGCATACTGGGAGCTGCTTTTCAGGCAGAATTTTACTGCACACAATGCGGTAAACTTACTGAAAAGAAGTTCCACTGCACGAGGCCGGCCATTCATAAAAAGGGATTTTTATGGATCGGAAACGACGTAGTTAACCTTGCTGCCGGCATAACCGGCGCAATTTTTGCAATTATTTTCCGGAATATATTACACTGA
- a CDS encoding tetratricopeptide repeat protein, with translation MKNILLTLLFLGTLSALSRAQIVNTQPLPEHSTPLVNLPAAYARAMDAFQKGDYVKSYRLFEGFYAERGVDEELSSSAKYYSAESLLRLNQVDAATAEFSYFTGKYTESNFRADALYKLGTLYYRKKEYAEARETFKTLIEDYPYNEYVGSAMYLTGDSYSQEARYDEAIKYLDDAIVARNNSKYKPNSIYLLGIIYEKKGDYRQAVANYDTLLAYYKTSPLAPHAQIRIGLCYFELKEYDNAILELNDPLIKELADSLQTEAKYILANSYYRLREYKEAGETYNEILGEKPNTQVDRNVKYGLAWVNFQQAKYEESYNLFSSLTGKGEGDSVSVKSLFWSAESRRYAGKDDAALKIYDDFLKRYPSSSLASQVRYLIGVVKYKTNKETVSEEYLKDAAGSSDETVRGRALAVLGEIRLKAKDYPAAKKYFSDALALQSLAPELKNSSMLGLGIADYYLNRTDEAVSSLNKLASEAPAFETGKTHFYLAEAYFAKKDFKKALKEYNAAGEKEKELVSQVLYGKAYTYFNLKEFPNASYNFSEYLRRYKNSPNSNDAKLRLADSYYGEKKFAEASRIYKEVFLAESSMSSDYAYYQYAQALYKAGNSNEAIREFSSLQEKFPDSKYVAESQYIIGWIFFQKGNYRQAVASYHTLLSRYPSSSVVPITYNSIGNAYFNMGNYDSSIVYYNRVITGYPASSYAFDAVMGIKDAYMADDKPQQAVNFIDNYAAENPQAANIDQIMFRKGDLYFNLRNYEMAKKSYKDFVSQYPKSPLVPDAYYAIGKSAEILKQNEEALYNFNIVFKSYLTTDPGIASVLEMGKIHSDLKNYDAAISIYSTAIDKFPPESSRIPEIMYNRAMAYIAKGDLPKAYDDFNYLIQYYSGTLFAADAKFEIALIELARKNFETTDMLLKELSSERTDELGAKSQYYYGVSLLEQNKLDDAISALVRVKFAFAGFDEWLTSSYLKLGECYEKKNDNNKAREMYRMVVSRHRGDKFGAEAQNKLRTLD, from the coding sequence ATGAAAAATATATTACTGACACTTTTATTTCTGGGAACGCTTTCGGCCCTGAGCCGTGCGCAGATCGTCAACACACAGCCTCTGCCTGAGCATAGCACACCTCTTGTGAACCTGCCCGCAGCCTATGCACGCGCGATGGATGCATTCCAAAAGGGGGACTATGTAAAAAGCTACAGGCTCTTTGAAGGCTTTTATGCAGAAAGAGGAGTAGACGAGGAACTCTCTTCATCTGCAAAGTACTATTCGGCTGAAAGCCTCCTGAGACTGAACCAGGTTGATGCTGCAACCGCTGAATTCAGCTATTTTACCGGCAAGTACACAGAATCGAACTTCCGTGCAGACGCGCTCTATAAGCTCGGAACCCTCTACTACAGAAAGAAAGAATATGCTGAAGCACGCGAGACTTTTAAGACACTAATTGAAGACTACCCTTATAATGAATACGTCGGCTCTGCAATGTACCTCACAGGTGACTCCTACAGCCAGGAGGCGCGGTACGATGAGGCTATTAAGTATCTGGATGACGCTATTGTAGCCAGGAACAACAGCAAATATAAGCCTAACAGCATTTACCTTTTGGGCATCATTTATGAGAAGAAGGGCGACTACCGCCAGGCCGTTGCCAACTATGATACTCTTCTTGCTTACTATAAGACAAGCCCGCTTGCTCCTCATGCACAGATAAGAATCGGCCTCTGCTACTTCGAACTGAAGGAATATGATAACGCAATACTGGAACTGAACGACCCTCTTATTAAGGAACTTGCAGACAGCCTCCAGACTGAAGCCAAATATATACTTGCCAACTCATACTACAGGCTGAGAGAATATAAAGAGGCGGGGGAAACATATAATGAAATCTTAGGGGAGAAACCTAACACTCAGGTCGATAGGAACGTCAAATACGGACTTGCCTGGGTCAATTTTCAGCAGGCAAAGTATGAAGAATCATATAACTTGTTTTCATCTTTAACCGGAAAAGGGGAAGGTGACTCCGTTTCCGTCAAATCACTTTTCTGGAGCGCTGAAAGCAGGCGTTATGCCGGAAAAGATGACGCGGCACTAAAAATTTATGACGACTTTCTGAAAAGATACCCCTCCAGTTCACTGGCTTCACAGGTAAGATACCTGATCGGCGTGGTAAAATACAAAACCAACAAGGAAACGGTCTCGGAAGAATACCTGAAGGATGCCGCCGGCTCAAGCGATGAAACCGTGCGCGGCCGTGCGCTTGCTGTTCTTGGCGAGATCAGGCTTAAGGCAAAGGACTACCCTGCAGCAAAAAAATATTTCAGCGATGCACTCGCCCTTCAATCGCTTGCCCCTGAACTTAAAAATAGCAGCATGCTTGGCCTTGGCATAGCTGACTACTACCTGAACCGCACAGACGAGGCGGTAAGCTCGCTTAATAAACTTGCTTCTGAAGCCCCTGCATTTGAAACGGGCAAAACCCACTTCTACCTGGCCGAGGCATATTTTGCTAAGAAGGATTTTAAGAAGGCCCTTAAGGAGTATAACGCAGCCGGCGAAAAGGAAAAAGAACTTGTTTCCCAGGTGCTCTACGGGAAGGCTTATACATATTTTAACCTGAAGGAATTTCCTAACGCATCTTATAATTTTTCCGAATACTTAAGAAGATATAAGAACAGCCCAAATTCCAATGACGCCAAGCTCCGCCTGGCCGACAGCTATTACGGGGAGAAGAAATTTGCAGAAGCAAGCCGCATATATAAGGAAGTATTCCTGGCCGAGAGCAGCATGAGCAGCGACTACGCTTATTATCAGTATGCACAGGCCCTCTATAAAGCAGGCAACTCCAATGAAGCTATTAGGGAGTTCTCAAGTCTCCAGGAAAAGTTTCCCGATTCAAAGTACGTGGCTGAATCGCAGTATATCATCGGATGGATATTCTTCCAGAAGGGAAACTACCGCCAGGCTGTTGCAAGCTATCATACACTCTTAAGCCGGTACCCTTCATCCTCTGTTGTGCCTATTACATATAATTCTATCGGTAACGCTTACTTCAACATGGGCAACTATGATTCAAGCATCGTTTATTACAACAGGGTTATAACAGGCTACCCTGCAAGCAGCTACGCTTTTGACGCCGTAATGGGAATTAAAGACGCCTATATGGCAGATGACAAGCCGCAGCAGGCAGTAAATTTCATAGACAACTATGCTGCTGAAAATCCGCAGGCCGCAAATATAGACCAGATAATGTTCAGAAAAGGGGACCTCTACTTCAACCTCAGGAACTATGAAATGGCCAAGAAGAGCTACAAGGACTTTGTAAGCCAGTACCCCAAGAGCCCGCTTGTGCCCGATGCATATTACGCTATCGGTAAAAGTGCCGAAATATTAAAACAGAATGAAGAGGCCCTTTATAACTTTAACATAGTTTTTAAGAGTTACCTCACGACGGATCCCGGAATAGCCTCCGTGCTCGAAATGGGGAAGATTCATTCGGATCTTAAGAACTATGACGCTGCAATAAGCATTTACTCTACGGCAATAGACAAGTTTCCCCCGGAATCCTCCAGGATACCGGAGATAATGTACAACAGGGCAATGGCATATATAGCAAAGGGTGACCTCCCGAAGGCTTATGACGATTTTAATTACCTCATACAGTACTATTCAGGCACCTTATTTGCCGCAGATGCAAAGTTTGAAATTGCCCTCATTGAACTTGCCAGGAAGAACTTTGAAACAACGGATATGCTCCTGAAGGAACTCTCTTCAGAAAGAACAGACGAACTGGGAGCCAAGTCACAGTACTATTACGGAGTTTCACTCCTTGAGCAGAATAAATTAGATGACGCTATTTCGGCTCTTGTAAGGGTTAAATTTGCATTTGCCGGATTTGACGAGTGGCTTACAAGCTCTTACCTTAAGCTTGGTGAATGCTATGAGAAGAAAAATGACAACAATAAGGCCAGGGAAATGTACCGGATGGTTGTAAGCCGCCATCGCGGTGATAAATTCGGAGCCGAAGCACAAAACAAATTACGGACGCTGGACTGA
- a CDS encoding HEAT repeat domain-containing protein — translation MKRIAVILFGALCVLFFGFSNASANYNPDSRDEESLLQSIKSNNFDERVNSAFALGEIKSSKALIPLLQMLHSEPVEGARIMAALSLYKIGNAQGLYAIERAAIFDKSERVRKMCANFYNDYVLNSKADSPDIEKDLLEAIKSDDLNSRVSAAYILGEMKSSKAMIPLMKMLREEKEDGGKLMAALSLYKLGNAQSIFALRRAYEFDESARVKRMCAIFYNTYQIQEKSK, via the coding sequence ATGAAACGGATAGCTGTTATTCTGTTTGGGGCGCTTTGCGTGCTCTTCTTCGGCTTTTCAAATGCCAGCGCTAATTATAATCCGGACTCCCGGGATGAAGAGTCCCTCCTGCAGTCAATAAAATCAAATAACTTCGATGAAAGAGTTAATTCCGCCTTTGCCTTAGGCGAGATAAAATCCTCAAAAGCTTTAATCCCTTTACTCCAGATGCTGCACAGTGAACCGGTCGAGGGCGCCAGGATTATGGCCGCACTCTCCCTCTATAAAATCGGCAATGCACAGGGCCTTTACGCAATTGAGCGCGCTGCCATATTCGATAAAAGTGAAAGGGTAAGAAAAATGTGCGCTAATTTCTACAACGATTACGTATTAAACAGTAAAGCTGATAGCCCCGATATTGAAAAGGATCTTCTGGAAGCCATTAAATCGGATGACTTAAATAGCCGTGTGAGTGCAGCATATATACTTGGCGAAATGAAATCATCCAAAGCAATGATCCCTTTAATGAAGATGCTGCGCGAGGAGAAAGAAGATGGCGGAAAACTGATGGCGGCATTATCACTTTATAAACTGGGCAATGCGCAGAGCATCTTTGCCCTAAGGAGAGCATATGAATTTGATGAGAGTGCTAGAGTCAAAAGAATGTGCGCAATTTTTTACAATACCTATCAGATCCAGGAAAAAAGCAAGTAA
- a CDS encoding MBL fold metallo-hydrolase, whose product MIFRQIRSKDDTGTLSYLIADEESKDAVVIDPNIEDLDRILYMTDELGVRVKYVIDTHTHADHTTAAGEIKNLTGAEVIMHENTKDKWKVVDEGDKFGIGDTLRANAAVEVDLYVVDGDVIKAGSLEFRVIFTPGHTDNHISLLLQDMLFTGDLLLVGQAGRSDLPGGNPSDQYESLFNRIMTLPEETRIFPGHDYEDNEYSVLMEEKEDNPFLQARTKDEYIEFVKDFFPPFAEASSDGKMTLQCGTKRVSNSGEPFENISTEELADMIKSEKELLLLDVREPFELMAFGMVPGVVNIPVGQIAGRIKEIPRDKKIVVICQSGNRSFEVSHYLSKQGFPKVYNLEGGTSGWINSRSPRVNELKLSGAKS is encoded by the coding sequence ATGATATTCAGGCAGATCCGTTCGAAAGATGATACAGGTACGCTGAGCTATTTAATTGCAGACGAAGAATCAAAAGATGCGGTTGTAATTGATCCTAATATTGAGGATCTGGACAGGATTCTTTACATGACTGATGAGCTTGGAGTAAGAGTGAAATATGTAATCGACACACACACCCATGCAGACCACACTACTGCCGCAGGTGAAATTAAAAATCTTACGGGGGCGGAAGTAATAATGCACGAAAATACAAAGGATAAATGGAAAGTTGTTGATGAAGGCGACAAGTTCGGAATAGGCGACACACTGAGGGCCAATGCGGCAGTTGAAGTTGACCTATATGTTGTTGACGGGGATGTAATTAAAGCCGGATCACTTGAATTCCGTGTAATCTTCACACCGGGGCATACCGATAACCACATAAGCCTCCTCCTGCAGGACATGCTTTTTACGGGAGACCTGCTTTTAGTCGGGCAGGCAGGAAGAAGCGACCTTCCGGGCGGAAATCCTTCGGATCAGTATGAGAGCCTGTTTAATAGAATTATGACTCTGCCCGAAGAAACAAGAATATTTCCGGGGCATGATTATGAGGATAATGAATATTCAGTATTAATGGAAGAAAAGGAAGATAACCCGTTTCTGCAGGCAAGGACCAAAGATGAATATATTGAATTTGTGAAAGATTTCTTCCCTCCCTTTGCCGAGGCATCTTCTGATGGGAAAATGACGCTTCAGTGCGGAACAAAAAGAGTTTCAAATTCCGGCGAACCTTTTGAAAACATTTCCACCGAAGAGCTGGCAGATATGATAAAAAGTGAAAAAGAACTCCTCCTTCTGGACGTAAGGGAGCCTTTTGAACTTATGGCTTTCGGAATGGTTCCCGGGGTTGTAAATATACCTGTAGGTCAGATTGCAGGCAGGATAAAAGAAATTCCGCGCGATAAAAAGATTGTAGTAATATGCCAGTCGGGAAACCGTTCATTTGAAGTCTCTCATTATCTTTCGAAGCAGGGTTTTCCAAAAGTATATAATCTTGAAGGAGGCACCTCAGGCTGGATTAACAGCCGCAGCCCCAGAGTAAATGAGCTTAAACTCTCCGGGGCAAAGAGCTAA
- a CDS encoding cation transporter, protein MSHNSSHSHSHSHQHEGAGEYNRIFALGIGLNLLYVLVEAVFGFSINSLALIADAGHNLSDVLGLVLAWGASLLVQKPPTEYRTYGFRKTSIFAALLNAVILLITVGMITFEAVQRLRNPETIQGTVMIMVAFIGFLINSATALLFINERKKDLNIKGAFLHMTADAAVSLGVVAAGIIILFTGWNRLDPLLSLIISLVIVIGTWDLLRDSFNLAMDAVPSHIPVQEVVEYLEHLPGVKEVHDLHIWPLSTTETALTVHIVKPDAEVSDELTSRICRELHEKFGIDHPTIQIEKASTSKTCRTSNV, encoded by the coding sequence ATGTCACATAACAGCAGTCATTCACATAGCCATTCACATCAGCACGAAGGGGCAGGAGAGTACAACAGGATTTTTGCCCTCGGTATAGGACTTAACCTGCTTTACGTTCTGGTAGAGGCGGTATTCGGTTTTTCAATAAATTCCCTGGCCCTGATTGCCGATGCGGGGCACAACTTAAGCGACGTGCTTGGACTCGTGCTTGCCTGGGGAGCCTCACTTCTTGTGCAAAAACCCCCGACTGAGTACAGGACCTACGGCTTCAGGAAAACTTCCATTTTTGCAGCCTTGCTTAATGCCGTAATTCTCCTTATTACGGTTGGAATGATCACTTTTGAAGCAGTTCAGAGACTCAGAAATCCCGAAACGATACAGGGCACTGTAATGATAATGGTGGCCTTTATCGGGTTTTTAATCAATAGCGCAACGGCACTTTTATTCATTAATGAAAGAAAGAAGGACCTTAACATAAAAGGCGCATTTCTTCACATGACGGCCGATGCCGCCGTGTCGTTAGGCGTTGTGGCTGCCGGAATAATTATACTTTTTACCGGCTGGAACCGCCTGGACCCGCTCCTTAGCCTCATTATTTCGCTTGTAATTGTTATAGGCACCTGGGACCTTCTAAGGGATTCATTTAACCTTGCCATGGATGCCGTTCCCTCACACATTCCGGTCCAGGAAGTAGTTGAATACCTAGAACACCTGCCGGGCGTAAAGGAGGTGCACGACCTTCACATCTGGCCCCTTAGTACCACTGAAACGGCTCTTACGGTTCATATTGTTAAACCAGATGCCGAGGTGAGCGACGAGCTGACAAGCAGGATCTGCCGCGAGCTGCACGAAAAGTTCGGTATTGACCATCCCACAATTCAGATTGAAAAAGCCTCAACATCAAAAACCTGCCGGACGAGCAATGTGTAG
- a CDS encoding rubrerythrin family protein has protein sequence MAYKANVPQYKANLQAETNSSALYRVLAETETKEELQKVYLRLAETEEKHASFWREQILKAGGKDPLVKPDWRTKILIFLAKKFGPQFVLPTLVEMEETGSDSYSKQPETKKTNMVAEEKSHGRLFKAMMNTGGLEGTQIARFEGRHKGVGGNALRAAVLGANDGLVSNLSLVMGVAGAAEGAALSNGTILITGFAGLLAGAISMALGEWLSVQSSRELYQRQMSIEESELASNPQEEMEELALIYQSKGISEENAKLMASQLVSNPNTALDTLAREELGIDPEELGGSAWEAAGMSFVLFSFGAIIPVIPFIITSGSESIILSLVLSALGLFGIGSAITVMTGKSIWSSGTRQLIFGLLAAGVTFGIGWFMGVSLAG, from the coding sequence ATGGCTTATAAGGCAAACGTTCCGCAGTATAAGGCTAACCTGCAGGCTGAAACCAACAGTTCAGCGCTCTATAGGGTGCTGGCGGAAACAGAAACAAAAGAAGAATTACAAAAAGTATACTTGCGTCTGGCTGAAACAGAGGAAAAACACGCCTCTTTCTGGCGCGAACAGATACTCAAGGCCGGGGGAAAAGACCCTCTTGTAAAACCCGACTGGCGTACAAAAATTCTCATATTCCTGGCGAAAAAGTTCGGACCCCAGTTTGTTCTGCCTACTCTGGTGGAAATGGAAGAAACAGGAAGCGACAGCTACAGTAAACAGCCTGAGACGAAAAAGACCAATATGGTCGCAGAGGAAAAGTCGCATGGAAGACTCTTTAAGGCTATGATGAATACCGGGGGACTTGAAGGCACTCAGATAGCCCGCTTTGAGGGCAGGCATAAGGGCGTGGGAGGAAACGCGCTCAGGGCTGCAGTCCTGGGCGCTAACGACGGCCTGGTCTCAAATCTGAGCCTTGTAATGGGCGTTGCCGGCGCGGCCGAAGGCGCTGCTCTTTCAAACGGGACAATTCTTATTACCGGATTTGCAGGGCTCCTCGCAGGTGCAATTTCAATGGCATTGGGTGAATGGCTCTCTGTTCAAAGTTCACGCGAGCTTTATCAAAGACAGATGAGCATTGAAGAAAGTGAACTTGCCTCTAATCCTCAGGAGGAAATGGAGGAACTCGCTCTTATATACCAGTCAAAAGGGATTTCTGAGGAGAATGCAAAACTTATGGCAAGCCAGCTCGTCAGTAACCCGAACACAGCGCTTGACACGCTTGCCAGGGAAGAGCTGGGCATTGATCCCGAGGAACTTGGAGGCTCGGCCTGGGAGGCTGCCGGAATGTCATTCGTCCTCTTTTCTTTCGGAGCTATTATTCCTGTAATTCCCTTCATTATTACCTCTGGCAGTGAAAGTATAATCCTTAGTCTTGTCTTAAGCGCTCTGGGACTTTTCGGAATAGGAAGCGCCATTACGGTTATGACGGGCAAAAGCATCTGGTCCTCGGGCACCAGGCAGCTTATCTTTGGCCTTCTTGCCGCCGGAGTGACCTTCGGCATCGGATGGTTCATGGGTGTTTCACTTGCCGGATAA